The following proteins are co-located in the Helicoverpa armigera isolate CAAS_96S chromosome 23, ASM3070526v1, whole genome shotgun sequence genome:
- the LOC110378668 gene encoding protein jagunal isoform X2, giving the protein MASRGGVMVTGTNGADFEHREKIAAQYQISALNKSRLKYCVFFHHIMFLVMLAKLSADILDKLDIFILEIEELQIPQPLWWEYIWCLSLLLSFLGLSAIKRNNIRQLRRYIYGITALGFGPLLYCVLYYCGDVWRYLTMDEDEDDSSEVDIELWQGYPYGLLWYAFVLLASQIHFFQLYFSYNLLKAWRARGALRKAD; this is encoded by the exons TGTTATGGTGACTGGTACGAACGGTGCCGATTTCGAACACAGAGAGAAAATAGCAGCACAATATCAGATTAG TGCTTTAAACAAGTCTCGTCTGAAGTACTGTGTGTTCTTCCACCACATCATGTTCCTGGTGATGCTGGCCAAGCTCTCCGCAGACATACTGGACAAACTCGACATATTTATACTGGAGATTGAAGAACTGCAGATTCCACAG CCTCTCTGGTGGGAATACATATGGTGCCTATCCCTGCTACTCTCGTTCCTGGGCCTATCAGCGATCAAACGCAACAACATCCGTCAGCTCAGACGGTACATATACGGTATCACAGCGCTCGGCTTCGGCCCATTACTTTACTGTGTGCTATACTACTGTGGGGATGTGTGGAGGTACCTGACGATGGACGAGGATGAGGATGACAGCAGCGAGGTGGACATTGAGCTCTGGCAG GGCTACCCCTACGGTCTGCTGTGGTACGCATTCGTGCTGCTGGCATCACAGATCCACTTCTTCCAGCTGTACTTCTCCTACAACCTGCTGAAGGCGTGGCGCGCCAGGGGGGCGCTGAGGAAAGCCGACTAG
- the LOC110378668 gene encoding protein jagunal isoform X1: MASRGGVMVTGTNGADFEHREKIAAQYQISALNKSRLKYCVFFHHIMFLVMLAKLSADILDKLDIFILEIEELQIPQPLWWEYIWCLSLLLSFLGLSAIKRNNIRQLRRYIYGITALGFGPLLYCVLYYCGDVWRYLTMDEDEDDSSEVDIELWQVGGYPYGLLWYAFVLLASQIHFFQLYFSYNLLKAWRARGALRKAD; the protein is encoded by the exons TGTTATGGTGACTGGTACGAACGGTGCCGATTTCGAACACAGAGAGAAAATAGCAGCACAATATCAGATTAG TGCTTTAAACAAGTCTCGTCTGAAGTACTGTGTGTTCTTCCACCACATCATGTTCCTGGTGATGCTGGCCAAGCTCTCCGCAGACATACTGGACAAACTCGACATATTTATACTGGAGATTGAAGAACTGCAGATTCCACAG CCTCTCTGGTGGGAATACATATGGTGCCTATCCCTGCTACTCTCGTTCCTGGGCCTATCAGCGATCAAACGCAACAACATCCGTCAGCTCAGACGGTACATATACGGTATCACAGCGCTCGGCTTCGGCCCATTACTTTACTGTGTGCTATACTACTGTGGGGATGTGTGGAGGTACCTGACGATGGACGAGGATGAGGATGACAGCAGCGAGGTGGACATTGAGCTCTGGCAGGTAGGT GGCTACCCCTACGGTCTGCTGTGGTACGCATTCGTGCTGCTGGCATCACAGATCCACTTCTTCCAGCTGTACTTCTCCTACAACCTGCTGAAGGCGTGGCGCGCCAGGGGGGCGCTGAGGAAAGCCGACTAG
- the LOC110378666 gene encoding homeobox protein DBX1-A, with amino-acid sequence MCACKQKRSFLIEDILKDVKQKPYKNLSHEPTLPLKCNGVKPVEVSKVQEITKIEEPATEKPAIDAKVDVTYDAPKEIDTIKVNLENRRNTYPLYPTPIKANIPPLSSSVTWPQYRGKEGPGFLERPPFSYYSEPMLNSSQILRTQLAANRFVPHPFTIRQAYGFDRVPPGCCNPWWGLGGRRKGGQVRFTVAQTGALERRFSASKYLSPDERRALASTLRLSDRQVKTWFQNRRAKWRRTTPDSADAGSPPTADEGSDDEVHIADEE; translated from the exons ATGTGCGCGTGCAAGCAGAAGAGATCGTTCCTCATCGAGGATATACTGAAGGATGTTAAGCAGAAACCATACAAGAACCTGAGCCACGAGCCCACGCTGCCACTCAAGTGTAATGGCGTCAAGCCAGTAGAGGTCTCCAAGGTACAGGAGATAACTAAAATCGAAGAACCGGCGACAGAAAAACCTGCGATAGATGCTAAAGTTGATGTAACCTATGACGCACCTAAGGAAATCGATACGATTAAAGTTAATTTGGAAAACAGACGGAATACCTACCCCTTGTACCCGACGCCGATCAAAGCCAACATCCCTCCCTTGTCCTCCTCAGTAACCTGGCCGCAGTACAGAGGGAAGGAGGGCCCAGGGTTCCTAGAGAGGCCACCGTTCAGTTACTACAGTGAACCGATGCTAAATAGTAGTCAGATACTAAGGACTCAACTAGCTGCCAACAGATTTGTTCCACACCCATTCACTATACGACAAGCCTATGGATTTGACAGAG TACCGCCCGGCTGCTGCAATCCCTGGTGGGGATTGGGGGGCAGACGGAAGGGGGGGCAGGTGCGGTTCACGGTGGCGCAGACCGGAGCGCTGGAGCGAAGGTTCAGCGCCAGCAAGTACCTCAGTCCTGATGAGAGACGAGCGCTGGCCAGCACGCTGAGGCTTAGCGATAGACAG GTAAAAACATGGTTCCAGAACCGTCGCGCGAAGTGGAGGCGCACAACTCCTGACTCCGCAGACGCCGGCAGCCCGCCCACCGCCGACGAGGGGTCTGATGATGAAGTGCATATAGCTGACGAAGAATGA